From a single Phaenicophaeus curvirostris isolate KB17595 chromosome 8, BPBGC_Pcur_1.0, whole genome shotgun sequence genomic region:
- the LPAR3 gene encoding lysophosphatidic acid receptor 3 produces MNECYYDKRMDFFYNKTNTHTVDEWTGPQLIVVLCFGTFFCLFIFISNSLVIAAVVKNKRFHFPFYYLLANLAAADFFAGIAYVFLMFNTGPVSKTLTVNRWFLRQGLLDTSLTASLVNLLVIAVERHMSIMRMKIHSNLTKKRVTFLIISIWAIAIFMGAVPTLGWNCLCNITACSSLAPLYSRSYLVFWSILNLVVFFIMVVVYIRIYMYVQRKTNVLSSHTSGSISRRRTPVKLMKTVMTVLGAFVVCWTPGLVVLLLDGLNCTYCGIQNVKRWFLLLALMNSVMNPIIYSYKDDEMWATMKRMICCSSEDKSQDRRSSQIPSTVLCRSTDTSGNYLEDGIIQGTICGKGDLSDKGNS; encoded by the exons ATGAATGAATGCTACTATGATAAGCGCATGGACTTCTTTTATAACAAGACAAACACTCACACAGTAGATGAGTGGACAGGGCCACAGCTTAttgttgttctgtgttttgggacatttttctgcctcttcatCTTCATTTCCAACTCGTTGGTCATAGCGGCTGTGGTCAAGAACAAGAggtttcattttcccttttactATCTCCTGGCCAACTTAGCTGCCGCAGACTTTTTTGCTGGGATTGCCTATGTCTTCTTGATGTTCAACACTGGCCCGGTGTCTAAGACATTAACCGTTAACCGCTGGTTTTTGCGTCAGGGTCTTCTGGACACCAGCCTGACAGCTTCCCTGGTGAATCTCCTCGTCATAGCTGTTGAGCGGCACATGTCAATAATGCGGATGAAGATCCACAGTAATCTCACGAAGAAGAGAGTCACCTTTTTAATTATATCGATTTGGGCCATTGCTATTTTCATGGGTGCTGTTCCTACCCTGGGTTGGAACTGCCTCTGCAACATCACTGCCTGCTCATCCCTGGCACCTCTATACAGCAGGAGTTACCTGGTGTTCTGGAGCATCTTAAACCTCGTTGTCTTCTTCATTATGGTGGTGGTTTACATAAGAATCTACATGTACGTCCAGAGGAAAACTAACGTCCTGTCATCACACACGAGCGGCTCCATTAGCCGTAGGAGAACCCCTGTGAAGCTTATGAAGACTGTCATGACTGTCTTAG GTGCTTTTGTTGTCTGCTGGACCCCTGGCCTGGTCGTCTTGCTGCTCGATGGTCTGAACTGCACCTACTGTGGGATCCAGAATGTCAAAAGGTGGTTTCTTCTCCTGGCCCTGATGAACTCTGTCATGAACCCAATAATTTATTcctacaaagatgatgagatGTGGGCTACCATGAAAAGGATGATCTGCTGTTCCTCTGAGGATAAGAGCCAAGACAGACGCTCCTCGCAAATCCCCTCGACAGTTCTCTGCAGGAGCACGGATACCTCAGGGAACTACCTTGAAGATGGCATTATTCAAGGGACAATTTGTGGAAAAGGAGATCTCAGTGACAAAGGAAACTCCTGA